One stretch of Pseudomonas azotoformans DNA includes these proteins:
- the gcvA gene encoding transcriptional regulator GcvA, with amino-acid sequence MRDLPPTATLRAFEVATRHATFTSASEELHVTQSAVSHQLKHLEDLWGLQLFQRGKALRLTPAGAALAPIVREFFMNLEATLADLREQKGRVRLKVSTTYSFALKWLLPRLPSLSQQHPQILITLETSDKAIKFSSADADVAIRLGNGNYPGLHSEFMLREQIFPVASPDLLKRFGAPHEPAELLRYPLLTRDGADLVPKWEAWFEHIGVSIAPLKESVRFADTNMTIEAALLGQGIALARSGHVEAEINDGRLVRLFELPFASPVGYYFVCPKGIETQPHIISFRNWLLAESMQAQQNYQ; translated from the coding sequence ATGAGAGACCTGCCACCCACCGCCACGCTGCGTGCTTTCGAAGTCGCGACCCGGCACGCGACGTTCACATCGGCTTCAGAAGAGTTGCATGTGACCCAGAGCGCCGTCAGCCACCAACTCAAGCACCTCGAAGACCTGTGGGGCCTGCAGTTGTTCCAGCGCGGCAAGGCGTTGCGGCTGACTCCAGCCGGGGCCGCACTGGCGCCGATTGTGCGCGAGTTTTTCATGAACCTTGAGGCCACGCTGGCTGACCTCAGGGAACAAAAAGGCCGGGTTCGCCTGAAGGTCAGCACCACGTATTCGTTCGCCTTGAAATGGCTGCTGCCCAGGTTGCCCAGCCTGTCGCAGCAACATCCGCAAATCCTGATCACGCTGGAGACCAGCGACAAGGCCATCAAGTTCTCCAGCGCAGACGCGGATGTGGCCATCCGCCTGGGCAACGGCAATTACCCCGGCCTGCACTCGGAGTTCATGCTCCGCGAGCAGATCTTCCCGGTGGCCAGCCCCGACCTGCTCAAGCGTTTCGGCGCTCCCCACGAGCCGGCCGAGCTGCTGCGTTACCCATTGCTGACGCGGGATGGCGCAGACCTGGTGCCCAAGTGGGAAGCCTGGTTCGAGCATATCGGCGTCAGCATTGCCCCCCTCAAGGAAAGCGTCAGGTTCGCTGACACCAACATGACCATCGAGGCGGCGCTGCTGGGCCAAGGTATTGCGCTGGCGCGAAGCGGCCACGTCGAAGCGGAAATCAACGACGGCCGCCTGGTCAGGCTGTTTGAGCTGCCGTTCGCGTCGCCCGTCGGCTACTACTTTGTGTGCCCCAAAGGGATCGAAACCCAGCCGCATATCATCAGTTTTCGTAACTGGTTGTTGGCCGAGTCGATGCAGGCACAGCAGAATTATCAGTGA
- a CDS encoding HlyD family secretion protein codes for MSAAPPSPQVMPEETVNGQRGKARRILLGVAGVAVLAGVSWGAWWWITGRFIETTDDAYLQADSISVAPKINGYVADVLVSDNQNVKRGDVLVRLDARKYQAVSDEATATIAARNADFAKAQADLVQQDSTIAEARAQLQGAEADARHAQTEVARYAPLARSGAEPEERLAQLNNQLAQARSTVAAKHAALRSSQTRYGTLQAQLKQAQAQLGVAKASEAQRQLDVDDAVIRSPLDGRVADRGVRVGQYVQPGTRLLTVVPISAIYLTANYKETQIGAMRPGQTVTVHVDALPGRDLQGHIDSLAPGTGAQFALLPPSNATGNFTKIVQRVPVRIALDVPDDLRAALMPGLSATVEVDTRTHAADANHG; via the coding sequence ATGTCGGCTGCACCTCCTTCCCCTCAGGTCATGCCTGAAGAAACCGTCAACGGTCAACGCGGCAAGGCCCGGCGCATCCTGCTCGGCGTGGCCGGCGTTGCCGTGCTGGCGGGCGTGTCGTGGGGCGCCTGGTGGTGGATCACCGGGCGGTTTATCGAGACCACCGACGACGCCTACCTGCAAGCCGACAGCATCAGCGTGGCGCCAAAGATCAACGGCTACGTGGCCGATGTGCTGGTGAGCGACAACCAGAACGTCAAGCGTGGTGACGTGCTGGTGCGCCTGGATGCGCGCAAGTACCAGGCCGTGAGCGACGAAGCCACGGCGACCATCGCCGCGCGCAACGCCGACTTCGCCAAGGCCCAGGCCGACCTAGTGCAACAGGACTCGACCATCGCCGAAGCCCGCGCCCAATTGCAGGGTGCCGAAGCCGATGCGCGACATGCGCAGACCGAAGTCGCCCGCTACGCGCCGCTGGCCCGCTCCGGCGCCGAACCCGAAGAGCGCCTGGCCCAACTGAACAACCAACTGGCACAGGCCCGCAGCACCGTGGCGGCCAAGCACGCAGCGCTGCGTTCCAGCCAGACCCGCTACGGCACGCTGCAGGCCCAGCTCAAGCAGGCCCAGGCGCAACTGGGCGTGGCCAAGGCCAGCGAAGCGCAACGCCAATTGGATGTAGACGACGCAGTCATCCGCAGCCCGCTGGACGGTCGCGTGGCTGACCGTGGCGTACGCGTGGGCCAGTACGTGCAACCTGGCACGCGCTTGTTGACGGTGGTGCCGATCAGCGCGATCTACCTCACCGCCAACTACAAGGAAACCCAGATCGGTGCCATGCGTCCCGGCCAGACCGTCACCGTGCACGTCGACGCCCTGCCCGGTCGCGACCTGCAAGGCCACATCGACAGCCTCGCCCCGGGCACCGGCGCGCAGTTCGCCTTGCTGCCGCCGTCGAATGCCACCGGCAACTTCACCAAGATCGTGCAGCGCGTGCCGGTACGCATTGCCCTGGACGTGCCGGACGACCTGCGCGCTGCACTGATGCCGGGCCTCTCGGCCACGGTGGAGGTCGACACCCGTACCCACGCAGCAGACGCCAACCATGGCTGA
- a CDS encoding CerR family C-terminal domain-containing protein, with product MARHKPAAEGGYQRGEETRARIIEAAVEVFGARGYDGASTRDIATAAGVNAPAIQYYFDGKEGVYLACVEHLIMLLWHKMSPSVEAAESVLADADCGDSALIDASLGILGTVVSTIQDSPQTTAWRAFMDRHQAGLCPQSATMAFEERFKARIARVIRQLIARVAGLALEDERTVIHSMALFTQGLAFRIQKPKLLEALKWSEVNQKEMERVREVVLMQARFTLEGLARHRDQQLFR from the coding sequence ATGGCACGACACAAACCTGCCGCCGAGGGTGGTTACCAGCGCGGCGAAGAAACCCGCGCCCGCATCATCGAGGCCGCCGTCGAGGTGTTTGGCGCGCGTGGCTACGATGGCGCGTCCACGCGTGATATCGCCACGGCTGCCGGCGTCAACGCGCCTGCGATCCAGTACTACTTCGATGGCAAGGAAGGCGTGTACCTGGCGTGTGTCGAGCACTTGATCATGCTGCTGTGGCACAAGATGTCGCCGTCGGTGGAGGCGGCGGAAAGCGTGCTGGCCGATGCCGATTGCGGCGACAGCGCGCTGATCGACGCCTCGCTGGGCATTCTCGGTACCGTGGTTTCAACCATCCAGGACAGCCCGCAAACCACGGCATGGCGTGCGTTCATGGATCGCCACCAGGCTGGGTTGTGCCCGCAAAGCGCGACAATGGCCTTCGAGGAGCGGTTCAAGGCGCGTATTGCGCGGGTCATCCGCCAACTGATCGCGCGCGTGGCCGGCCTGGCGCTGGAGGATGAGCGCACGGTGATCCACTCCATGGCGCTGTTTACCCAGGGCCTGGCGTTCCGCATACAGAAGCCCAAGTTGCTGGAAGCCTTGAAGTGGAGCGAAGTGAACCAGAAGGAGATGGAACGGGTGCGGGAGGTGGTGCTGATGCAGGCGCGGTTTACCCTGGAAGGGCTGGCCCGGCACCGGGACCAGCAACTCTTCCGTTAA
- a CDS encoding dihydrodipicolinate synthase family protein, with product MSDNIFTGCIPALMTPCTPERKPDFDALVAKGRELIDIGMSAVVYCGSMGDWPLLTEAERQEGVARLVAAGVPTIVGTGAVNSREAVAHAAHAAKVGAHGLMVIPRVLSRGASATAQKAHFSAILKAAPNLPAVIYNSPYYGFATRADLFFELRREHPNLIGFKEFGGGADLRYAAEHITSQDDSVTLMVGVDTQVVHGFVNCNATGAITGIGNALPREVLQLVALSKKAAKGDAKARRQARELEAALAVLSSFDEGCDLVLYYKHLMVLNGDKGYALHFNETDALSDAQRRYAENQYALFRQWYANWSAEQNVA from the coding sequence ATGAGCGACAACATCTTCACCGGCTGCATCCCTGCCCTGATGACCCCGTGCACGCCTGAGCGCAAGCCGGACTTCGACGCCCTGGTCGCCAAAGGCCGCGAGCTGATCGATATCGGCATGAGCGCCGTGGTGTACTGCGGCTCCATGGGCGACTGGCCGTTGCTCACCGAGGCCGAACGCCAGGAAGGCGTGGCACGGCTGGTGGCGGCCGGCGTGCCGACCATCGTCGGCACCGGCGCGGTGAACAGCCGTGAAGCCGTGGCCCACGCGGCCCACGCCGCCAAGGTCGGTGCCCATGGCTTGATGGTCATCCCGCGTGTGCTGTCCAGGGGTGCCTCCGCCACCGCACAAAAGGCGCACTTCTCGGCAATCCTCAAGGCTGCGCCCAACCTGCCGGCGGTGATCTACAACAGCCCGTACTACGGCTTCGCGACCCGCGCCGACCTGTTCTTCGAATTGCGCCGCGAACACCCGAACCTGATCGGCTTCAAGGAGTTCGGTGGCGGTGCCGACCTGCGCTACGCCGCCGAACACATCACCTCCCAGGACGACAGCGTGACCCTCATGGTCGGGGTCGACACCCAGGTGGTGCACGGTTTCGTCAACTGCAATGCCACCGGCGCCATCACTGGCATCGGCAACGCGCTGCCTCGGGAAGTGCTGCAACTGGTGGCCCTGAGTAAAAAAGCCGCCAAGGGCGATGCCAAGGCCCGCCGCCAGGCGCGTGAGCTGGAGGCCGCGCTGGCGGTGCTGTCGTCCTTCGACGAAGGCTGCGACCTGGTGCTGTACTACAAGCACTTGATGGTGTTGAACGGTGACAAGGGCTACGCCCTGCACTTCAACGAAACCGATGCCCTCAGCGATGCCCAGCGTCGTTACGCAGAGAACCAGTACGCCCTGTTCCGCCAGTGGTACGCCAACTGGTCGGCGGAACAGAACGTCGCCTGA
- a CDS encoding LysE family translocator: MFMSTSLLSAFVLFAFVSSITPGPNNTMLLASGVNFGFRRSMPHALGISIGFMLLVISVGLGLGEVFKVFPWAYTVLRYVGAAYLLYLAWKIATAGGMSDSADEQGKPMTFLGAAAFQWVNPKAWIMALGAITTYTPAEGYVTNVLVIALVFAVVNLPSVCVWVGCGSGLRNVLREPRWLRLFNWTMAGLLVLSLYPMLFAG, encoded by the coding sequence ATGTTCATGTCTACCAGCCTGTTGTCCGCCTTTGTGCTGTTCGCCTTCGTGTCCTCGATCACGCCCGGACCCAATAACACGATGCTGCTCGCCTCCGGGGTGAACTTCGGCTTTCGCCGCTCGATGCCCCACGCATTGGGGATCAGCATCGGGTTCATGCTGCTGGTGATTTCGGTGGGGCTGGGGCTGGGCGAAGTGTTCAAGGTGTTCCCGTGGGCGTACACGGTGTTGCGCTACGTGGGGGCTGCGTACTTGCTGTACCTGGCGTGGAAGATCGCGACGGCGGGTGGGATGTCCGACAGCGCAGATGAGCAGGGCAAACCCATGACCTTTCTCGGCGCGGCGGCGTTCCAGTGGGTAAACCCCAAGGCCTGGATCATGGCGCTGGGCGCAATCACCACCTACACGCCGGCCGAAGGCTACGTCACCAATGTGCTGGTGATTGCACTGGTGTTCGCCGTGGTCAACCTGCCCAGTGTGTGCGTATGGGTGGGATGTGGCAGCGGCTTGCGCAATGTGCTGCGTGAGCCGCGCTGGTTGCGCCTGTTCAACTGGACGATGGCCGGGCTGCTGGTGCTGTCGCTGTACCCGATGCTGTTTGCCGGCTGA
- a CDS encoding NAD(P)/FAD-dependent oxidoreductase produces the protein MSDPDIVVVGAGIIGVACALQLARQGRHVVVVDQQEPGMGASYGNAGHLATEQVFPIADVSILKRLPGMLLDPMGPLRLDWKYLPRALPWFLRLLLNLRPARYQRTVAAIRVLNEGSLGAWQRLLHSIGRSEMLRENGSLLVFERADSRDALQALQQRMQAQQVPVAFWSGDAIRQAAPQLSERIQGGLFFPSTGHFLDPYQVVCELVEAAQASGVQFLKRQVLDGRVEEHGVSLTTDQGTLSARQVLIACGAHSARLTAALTGKKVPLDTERGYHLMLPHEPHRLPFAVTSLERKFIMTPMTDGLRLAGTVEFAGLKRPANMQRAWQLHRLSKGLFRDELNAEGATPWMGFRPSLPDSLPVIDRVCDGKVLLAFGHQHLGLTQAAVTAEMIRELASKGQTPLLTPYRLDRF, from the coding sequence ATGTCCGATCCCGATATCGTCGTAGTCGGCGCCGGCATCATTGGCGTCGCCTGCGCCCTGCAACTGGCGCGTCAGGGCCGGCACGTGGTGGTGGTCGATCAACAGGAACCCGGCATGGGCGCGTCCTATGGCAACGCCGGGCACCTGGCGACCGAACAGGTGTTCCCGATTGCCGACGTGTCGATCCTCAAGCGCTTGCCCGGCATGCTGCTGGACCCCATGGGCCCGCTGCGCCTGGATTGGAAATACCTGCCGCGCGCCCTGCCCTGGTTCCTGCGGCTGCTGTTGAACCTGCGTCCGGCGCGCTATCAGCGTACCGTCGCAGCTATTCGCGTGCTCAACGAAGGCAGCCTGGGTGCGTGGCAACGCCTGCTGCACAGCATCGGGCGCTCGGAAATGCTGCGTGAGAACGGCTCGCTGCTGGTGTTCGAGCGAGCGGACTCACGCGACGCGCTCCAGGCCTTGCAGCAACGCATGCAAGCGCAGCAGGTGCCCGTGGCGTTCTGGAGCGGCGATGCCATTCGCCAGGCTGCGCCGCAGTTGAGCGAGCGCATCCAGGGCGGGCTGTTTTTCCCGAGCACCGGGCACTTCCTCGACCCGTACCAGGTGGTGTGCGAACTGGTCGAGGCTGCCCAGGCCAGTGGCGTACAGTTCCTCAAGCGCCAGGTACTGGATGGACGGGTTGAGGAACACGGCGTCTCCCTCACCACCGACCAAGGCACCCTGAGCGCACGCCAGGTGTTGATTGCCTGTGGCGCCCACTCGGCCAGACTCACCGCTGCCCTCACCGGCAAAAAAGTCCCGCTGGACACGGAACGCGGCTATCACCTGATGCTGCCCCACGAGCCGCATCGCCTGCCGTTTGCCGTCACCTCCCTGGAGCGCAAATTCATCATGACCCCCATGACCGACGGCTTGCGCCTGGCCGGCACGGTGGAATTCGCCGGCCTGAAGCGCCCGGCAAATATGCAGCGTGCCTGGCAGTTGCATCGGTTGAGCAAGGGGTTGTTTCGGGATGAACTCAACGCAGAGGGTGCCACACCGTGGATGGGGTTTCGGCCATCGCTGCCAGACTCGTTGCCGGTGATTGACCGGGTGTGTGACGGCAAGGTGCTGCTTGCGTTCGGGCACCAGCATCTGGGGTTGACGCAGGCGGCGGTGACGGCGGAGATGATTAGGGAATTGGCGAGCAAGGGTCAAACACCGTTACTCACGCCTTATCGCCTGGACCGCTTCTGA
- a CDS encoding ADP-ribosylglycohydrolase family protein, which produces MSLTLLDRYRGSLLGLACGDAVGTTVEFMPRGTFPAVTDMVGGGPFNLKAGQWTDDTSMALCLAESLVRKGGFDAADQMGRYLNWWKWGYLSSTGDCFDIGMTVRTALTAFESQGDPFAGSTEPFSAGNGSMMRLAPLVLFYFPNLQSVDDFSRESSRTTHGAQEAIECCVVLARAIGNALSGATKERLLNISCAGLSAPKVVAIAQGEYCNKTRAQITGSGYAVASLEAALWCVKHTDSFADAVLAAANLGDDADTTAAIVGQLAGAYYGVQGIPTGWLDKLCMRDEIEEMADALYSMAAQTP; this is translated from the coding sequence ATGTCTCTCACGCTTTTGGATCGTTACCGTGGCAGCCTGCTGGGCTTGGCCTGTGGCGACGCAGTGGGCACCACTGTTGAATTCATGCCTCGCGGCACATTCCCAGCGGTCACCGACATGGTTGGAGGAGGACCGTTCAACCTGAAAGCGGGCCAATGGACGGACGACACCTCGATGGCGTTGTGCCTTGCGGAAAGCCTGGTGCGTAAAGGTGGTTTTGATGCAGCTGACCAGATGGGGCGATACCTGAACTGGTGGAAGTGGGGTTACCTGAGCTCTACCGGTGATTGCTTTGATATAGGCATGACCGTGCGCACGGCGCTCACGGCGTTTGAGTCGCAAGGTGATCCGTTTGCGGGTTCGACAGAGCCTTTTTCCGCAGGCAACGGTTCGATGATGCGCCTCGCGCCGCTGGTGCTGTTTTACTTTCCAAACCTGCAAAGCGTTGATGACTTTTCCCGAGAAAGCTCCCGTACGACTCACGGAGCCCAAGAGGCAATCGAGTGTTGCGTGGTGTTGGCGAGAGCCATCGGTAACGCGTTGAGTGGAGCAACGAAGGAGCGTCTGTTGAATATCTCTTGCGCGGGTCTTTCTGCGCCCAAAGTCGTAGCGATTGCCCAGGGGGAGTATTGCAACAAGACCCGTGCGCAGATAACGGGTTCCGGTTACGCCGTGGCGTCATTGGAGGCGGCGCTGTGGTGCGTAAAACATACTGACAGCTTCGCCGACGCGGTGTTGGCTGCCGCGAACCTGGGTGACGACGCTGACACTACTGCCGCCATCGTTGGTCAGTTGGCGGGTGCATATTACGGCGTGCAAGGCATCCCGACGGGTTGGCTGGACAAGCTTTGTATGCGTGATGAAATTGAGGAAATGGCTGACGCACTCTACAGCATGGCTGCTCAAACCCCATGA
- a CDS encoding aldehyde dehydrogenase (NADP(+)), whose protein sequence is MTLTGKMLIGQHATAGTREAIRAINPATDTALEPAYLGGNGEHVTQACALAWAALDAYRETSLEARATFLETIAAHIEALGDELIDRAVAETGLPRPRIQGERARTCGQLRTFARTVRAGEWLDVRVDNPQPQRQPLPRPDLRQRHIALGPVAVFGASNFPLAFSVAGGDTASALAAGCPVIVKAHGAHPGTSELVGRAVAKAVKACGLPEGVFSLLYGSGREVGIALVTDPRIKAVGFTGSRSGGLALIQAAQARPEPIPVYAEMSSINPVYLFPAALAARGEALAQGFVASLTQGAGQFCTNPGLVIAVQGPALDRFISLASGLLPTCGAQTMLTPGIASAYAAGVGALAEHAKVAAQGLPATGPNQGQAHLFVTQAQAFLANEHLQAEVFGAASLLVVCVDNEEVRQVSEHLEGQLTATLHMDENDLPDAKALLPVLERKAGRLLVNGWPTGVEVCDAMVHGGPFPATSDARSTSVGTAAIQRFLRPVCYQDFLDALLPAALQHGNPLLLRRLLDGQREA, encoded by the coding sequence ATGACTCTGACGGGCAAGATGCTGATCGGTCAGCACGCTACTGCCGGCACTCGCGAAGCGATCCGGGCGATCAATCCCGCCACCGATACCGCCTTGGAACCGGCCTACCTCGGCGGCAACGGCGAGCATGTCACCCAGGCCTGCGCCTTGGCGTGGGCGGCATTGGATGCCTATCGCGAAACCTCTCTGGAGGCCCGCGCCACTTTCCTTGAGACCATTGCCGCGCACATCGAGGCCCTCGGCGATGAACTGATCGACCGCGCCGTCGCCGAAACCGGCCTGCCCCGCCCACGTATCCAGGGCGAACGGGCGCGCACCTGCGGGCAACTGCGCACCTTCGCCCGCACCGTGCGTGCCGGCGAATGGCTGGATGTGCGGGTCGATAACCCACAACCGCAACGCCAGCCCCTGCCCCGTCCAGACCTGCGGCAACGCCATATCGCGCTCGGCCCCGTCGCGGTGTTTGGCGCCAGCAACTTTCCATTGGCCTTTTCCGTGGCCGGTGGGGATACCGCCTCTGCGCTGGCTGCCGGTTGCCCGGTCATCGTCAAAGCCCACGGCGCGCACCCGGGCACCAGTGAACTGGTGGGGCGTGCGGTGGCGAAGGCGGTCAAGGCGTGCGGTCTGCCGGAGGGTGTTTTTTCGCTGTTGTACGGTTCGGGCCGTGAGGTCGGTATTGCGCTGGTCACCGACCCGCGCATCAAGGCCGTCGGGTTTACCGGCTCGCGCAGCGGTGGCCTGGCGTTGATCCAGGCAGCGCAGGCACGGCCAGAGCCGATTCCGGTCTACGCGGAGATGAGTTCGATCAACCCGGTGTACCTGTTTCCGGCAGCGTTGGCGGCCAGGGGTGAAGCATTGGCCCAGGGTTTTGTGGCGTCGTTGACCCAAGGCGCCGGGCAGTTCTGTACCAACCCGGGGTTGGTCATTGCGGTGCAAGGCCCAGCCCTGGATCGCTTCATCAGCCTGGCCAGTGGCTTGCTGCCGACCTGTGGGGCACAGACCATGCTCACGCCGGGCATTGCCAGTGCCTACGCTGCCGGCGTAGGCGCACTCGCTGAACATGCCAAGGTTGCCGCACAGGGTTTGCCGGCGACAGGCCCCAACCAGGGCCAGGCCCATCTGTTCGTGACCCAGGCGCAGGCGTTCCTGGCCAATGAACATCTGCAAGCGGAAGTGTTCGGCGCCGCGTCACTGCTGGTCGTCTGCGTCGATAATGAAGAAGTGCGCCAAGTATCCGAGCATCTCGAAGGCCAACTCACCGCCACGTTACACATGGATGAGAACGACCTTCCCGATGCCAAGGCCCTGCTGCCAGTGTTGGAGCGCAAGGCCGGTCGCTTGCTGGTCAATGGCTGGCCGACTGGCGTTGAGGTATGTGATGCCATGGTCCACGGTGGCCCCTTCCCGGCCACCTCGGATGCGCGCAGCACATCGGTGGGCACGGCGGCGATTCAGCGTTTCTTGCGGCCAGTGTGTTATCAGGATTTCCTCGATGCATTGCTGCCGGCCGCGCTCCAGCACGGCAACCCGTTGCTGCTGCGACGCCTTCTCGATGGCCAGAGAGAGGCATAA
- a CDS encoding SDR family oxidoreductase, with amino-acid sequence MDKVSATPLILITGGSRGVGAATARLAAAQGYDVAISYVSNEAAALGVVADVQAMGRRALAIRADNADPEQVAQLFAAIDQTFGRLDVLVNNAAIIALQSRFEDLDFARMQRVFAINAIGPMLCAQQAVKRMSLRHNGTGGSVINVSSASARLGSPNEYVDYAASKGALETFTIGLSKEVAREGIRVNCVRPGHIYTDMHASGGEPGRVDRVKDSIPMGRGGQPEEVARAILWLASKEASFITGTFLDVTGGK; translated from the coding sequence ATGGACAAGGTCTCTGCAACACCGCTGATTCTGATCACCGGCGGCAGCCGCGGTGTCGGCGCAGCAACCGCACGGCTTGCGGCGGCGCAAGGCTACGATGTCGCCATCAGCTACGTCAGCAACGAAGCAGCCGCACTCGGCGTGGTGGCGGATGTGCAAGCGATGGGGCGGCGTGCCCTGGCCATTCGTGCCGACAATGCGGACCCTGAACAGGTCGCGCAGTTGTTCGCTGCCATTGACCAGACGTTTGGCCGTCTCGACGTGCTGGTCAATAACGCCGCGATCATTGCCCTGCAATCGCGCTTTGAAGACCTCGACTTCGCCCGCATGCAGCGCGTCTTCGCGATCAACGCCATCGGCCCGATGCTGTGCGCGCAGCAAGCGGTGAAACGCATGTCGCTGCGCCACAACGGCACGGGTGGCAGCGTGATCAACGTGTCCTCGGCGTCCGCCCGGCTAGGCAGCCCGAACGAGTATGTCGATTACGCTGCCTCCAAGGGCGCCCTGGAGACATTCACCATCGGCTTGTCCAAAGAGGTCGCCCGTGAAGGCATACGCGTCAACTGCGTACGGCCTGGGCATATCTACACCGACATGCACGCCAGCGGCGGCGAGCCAGGTCGCGTGGACCGGGTCAAGGACAGCATTCCCATGGGCCGTGGCGGCCAACCCGAAGAGGTGGCGCGCGCTATCCTGTGGCTGGCCAGTAAGGAAGCATCGTTCATCACCGGGACCTTCCTCGATGTGACAGGCGGCAAGTAA
- a CDS encoding GlxA family transcriptional regulator, with protein sequence MKGKNLRYLNETQQRASVTRVGFLLLEHFSLPAFTQTLDTFVTANLLRPELFASRTFGCDDGEVISDLGLVIRPDARLDAGALHDLDLLVICGGFRTELKAGEAFIHLLHTAAEQGISLAGLWNGAWFLGRAGLLQGYRCAIHPEHRPALAEVSKAAHVTSEPYVIDRDRLTASSPSGAFHMALDWIKGLHDKALVEGIEDILAFEESRYRRIKPTENVSVSAPLREVVKLMDANLEEPLELDQLAVYAGRSRRQLERLFKEQLGTTPQRYYMELRVTEARRLLQHTELSQVEVLVACGFVSPSHFSKCYSSYFGYRPSKEKRLVK encoded by the coding sequence ATGAAAGGCAAGAACCTGCGCTACCTCAACGAAACCCAACAGCGGGCGTCGGTCACCCGCGTCGGCTTCCTGTTGCTTGAACATTTTTCCCTGCCGGCATTCACCCAGACCCTCGACACCTTCGTCACCGCCAACCTGCTGCGCCCCGAACTGTTCGCTTCGCGCACCTTCGGCTGTGACGATGGCGAAGTCATCAGTGACCTGGGCCTGGTGATTCGCCCCGATGCGCGCCTGGATGCCGGGGCATTGCACGACCTGGACCTGCTGGTGATCTGTGGTGGTTTCCGTACCGAACTCAAGGCCGGCGAAGCCTTCATCCACCTGTTGCACACCGCCGCCGAACAGGGCATCAGCCTTGCGGGGCTGTGGAACGGCGCCTGGTTCCTTGGGCGCGCCGGCCTGTTGCAGGGCTATCGCTGCGCTATTCACCCCGAACACCGTCCGGCGCTGGCGGAAGTCTCCAAGGCGGCTCACGTTACCAGCGAACCCTACGTGATCGATCGCGACCGCCTCACCGCTTCAAGCCCATCCGGCGCCTTCCACATGGCGTTGGACTGGATCAAGGGCCTGCATGACAAGGCCCTCGTTGAGGGCATCGAAGACATCCTGGCCTTCGAAGAGTCGCGCTACCGCCGCATCAAACCCACCGAAAACGTCAGCGTCAGTGCGCCATTGCGTGAAGTGGTGAAACTGATGGACGCCAACCTCGAAGAACCCCTGGAGCTGGACCAACTGGCGGTCTACGCCGGCCGTTCGCGGCGCCAGTTGGAGCGCTTGTTCAAGGAACAACTGGGCACCACTCCGCAGCGGTACTACATGGAGCTGCGGGTGACCGAGGCGCGGCGGCTGTTGCAGCACACCGAGCTGTCACAGGTGGAGGTGCTGGTAGCCTGCGGGTTTGTGTCGCCGAGCCATTTCAGCAAGTGCTACAGCTCGTACTTCGGATATCGCCCCTCGAAGGAGAAGCGGTTGGTCAAGTAA
- a CDS encoding DMT family transporter, producing the protein MPLPIVLLILFAALLHASWNALLRVGADRLWSMTMMCVAVAIASSVIALFLAPPAPASWPYAILSGLLHVGYNLFLVRSYKVGDLGQTYPIARGSSPILITLCALVFAGETVSTNALIGIVLVSGGIISLAFRQRRLAVPSLPYALGTGFFIAAYSVTDGIGARLSGAPLAYTVWMCALWGVLMPLVYIGLRDTRSLFAPRPGVITALIGGLVSLLAYGIVIYAMSHAPMGAVSALRETSVLFAALIGYCFLGESLTVRKVLACLVIAIGTMLIG; encoded by the coding sequence ATGCCTTTACCCATCGTTCTACTCATCCTCTTCGCCGCCCTCTTGCATGCAAGCTGGAATGCATTGTTGCGCGTCGGCGCCGACAGGCTGTGGTCAATGACCATGATGTGCGTGGCAGTCGCCATCGCCAGCAGTGTAATAGCCTTGTTTCTCGCCCCTCCCGCGCCAGCCAGTTGGCCCTACGCCATCCTGTCGGGCTTGTTGCACGTGGGCTATAACCTGTTCCTGGTGCGAAGCTACAAGGTGGGCGACCTGGGGCAGACCTACCCGATTGCCCGCGGCTCCTCACCCATTCTGATCACGCTGTGCGCATTGGTGTTTGCCGGTGAAACGGTCAGCACAAACGCGCTGATCGGCATCGTGCTGGTATCGGGCGGCATTATTTCACTGGCCTTCAGACAGCGCAGGCTGGCGGTGCCCAGCCTGCCCTACGCCCTGGGCACAGGTTTTTTCATTGCGGCCTACAGCGTCACGGACGGTATTGGCGCGAGGCTGTCCGGCGCACCGCTGGCCTACACCGTATGGATGTGTGCGCTCTGGGGCGTATTGATGCCACTGGTGTACATCGGCCTGCGCGACACACGCAGCCTCTTCGCACCACGCCCCGGCGTCATCACGGCCTTGATCGGGGGGCTGGTGTCCCTGCTGGCCTACGGTATTGTTATTTATGCCATGTCCCACGCGCCGATGGGCGCCGTTTCGGCCCTGCGCGAAACCAGCGTGCTGTTCGCGGCATTGATCGGTTATTGCTTCCTGGGCGAGTCACTGACTGTGCGCAAAGTGTTGGCGTGCCTGGTCATTGCGATCGGCACGATGCTGATAGGTTGA